In Acidobacteriota bacterium, one DNA window encodes the following:
- a CDS encoding biotin/lipoyl-containing protein → MKKLEFKISGEIRSISLEKIAGGYSAKVGERFYHQVNAKSIEKGHLILDVDGENFKVLLGENGGTYHVSVREEEFLLEKALAHATHQIPIMGEKKGGNIVQAPMPGKVIKILFKEGDFIQTGQTVAIIEAMKMENNIIAHRDAIIKKIMVNVGDQVNLADPILEFLE, encoded by the coding sequence ATGAAGAAGCTCGAATTCAAAATTTCCGGTGAAATACGCTCCATTTCCCTCGAGAAGATCGCGGGGGGATATTCAGCAAAAGTTGGAGAGCGTTTCTATCATCAGGTAAATGCAAAAAGCATTGAAAAGGGCCACCTCATTCTCGACGTCGATGGAGAAAACTTCAAGGTTCTTCTTGGTGAGAATGGCGGAACGTACCATGTCTCTGTCAGGGAAGAAGAATTTCTCCTAGAGAAGGCCTTGGCTCATGCCACTCACCAGATCCCTATCATGGGAGAGAAGAAAGGAGGCAACATAGTTCAGGCGCCCATGCCTGGAAAAGTGATAAAGATCCTCTTCAAGGAGGGCGACTTCATCCAAACAGGGCAGACGGTCGCCATCATCGAAGCCATGAAGATGGAAAACAACATCATCGCCCACAGGGATGCCATCATAAAGAAGATCATGGTCAACGTTGGAGACCAGGTCAATCTCGCCGATCCCATTCTCGAATTCCTCGAATGA
- a CDS encoding acetyl-CoA carboxylase biotin carboxylase subunit, translating to MFKKILVANRGEIAIRVMKACRLMGIHTIAIYSDADEHSLHLQYADEAVRIGFPDPLSSYLNIEAIIKAAKERGAEAIHPGYGFLAENSHFSRRCFDESLIFIGPPCDAVALMGDKVTARKMMSKQGIPIIPGMTSAGNDPKSLERFASQIGYPVIIKASAGGGGKGMRIISRESDLLGSAQAAAREAEKAFGDGRIYLEKFLERPRHIEFQILVDHHGNAIHLFERECSIQRRYQKIVEETPSPALTPELRKEMGATAIKIALTAGYRNAGTVEFLLDQNQRFYFLEMNTRVQVEHPITEMTTGVDIVCEQLRIASGEKLTLSQEKLFQRGHSIECRIYAEDPENNFLPSPGKILVLREPVGPGIRVDSGIYQGFEVPVHYDPILSKLIVFAENRAMALKKMRVTLSEYKILGIKNNIAFLTEIIGHPEFEAGNTHTKFIEEHLGSWKRESKKYCDIALIAAALMESERNGRIPFGQMAEGTRMRPSPWQTVGYWRVGESGR from the coding sequence ATGTTCAAGAAAATTCTGGTCGCTAACAGGGGAGAGATCGCAATCAGGGTCATGAAAGCATGCCGCCTGATGGGGATTCATACGATAGCCATTTATTCGGATGCCGATGAGCACAGTCTCCATCTTCAATATGCGGATGAGGCAGTACGCATAGGATTTCCTGATCCACTTTCTAGCTATCTCAACATTGAGGCCATCATCAAGGCGGCGAAAGAGCGCGGAGCGGAAGCCATACATCCTGGATACGGATTCCTCGCGGAGAACTCCCATTTTTCAAGGAGATGTTTCGACGAAAGTCTGATCTTTATCGGTCCTCCCTGTGATGCCGTAGCTCTCATGGGAGATAAGGTCACTGCAAGAAAGATGATGTCCAAGCAGGGCATCCCCATAATTCCAGGGATGACATCAGCCGGAAATGATCCGAAAAGTCTTGAGCGCTTTGCATCTCAGATAGGATATCCCGTCATCATTAAGGCCTCTGCTGGTGGAGGCGGTAAGGGGATGAGGATTATCTCCAGGGAAAGCGACCTTCTGGGCTCAGCCCAAGCCGCTGCGAGGGAGGCCGAGAAAGCATTCGGTGACGGGCGCATCTACCTCGAAAAATTTCTTGAGCGACCGAGACACATAGAGTTCCAGATCCTCGTGGATCATCACGGGAATGCCATTCATCTCTTCGAGAGGGAGTGTTCCATTCAGAGGAGATACCAGAAGATCGTAGAAGAAACTCCATCTCCAGCACTGACTCCTGAACTGAGAAAGGAGATGGGAGCGACAGCCATCAAGATAGCTCTGACTGCCGGATATAGAAATGCTGGAACAGTCGAGTTCCTTCTCGATCAGAACCAGAGATTCTACTTCCTGGAGATGAACACCAGGGTTCAGGTCGAGCATCCTATCACAGAGATGACCACAGGGGTAGATATCGTATGCGAACAGTTGAGGATCGCCTCAGGAGAGAAATTAACACTCTCCCAGGAAAAGCTATTCCAGAGAGGACATTCTATCGAGTGCAGGATCTATGCTGAGGATCCAGAGAACAATTTCCTCCCATCTCCCGGAAAAATCTTGGTACTGAGGGAACCAGTCGGGCCGGGAATCAGGGTCGACTCTGGAATCTACCAGGGTTTTGAAGTGCCGGTCCATTATGACCCGATCCTTTCTAAACTCATCGTCTTCGCAGAGAACAGGGCGATGGCTCTAAAGAAGATGAGGGTAACTCTCTCCGAATACAAAATCCTTGGGATCAAGAACAACATTGCTTTCCTGACCGAGATCATCGGCCATCCGGAATTTGAAGCTGGAAACACGCACACGAAGTTCATCGAAGAACACCTCGGCTCGTGGAAGCGAGAAAGCAAAAAGTACTGCGATATAGCATTGATTGCCGCTGCGCTCATGGAATCGGAAAGAAATGGAAGGATCCCTTTTGGTCAAATGGCTGAAGGAACACGTATGAGACCATCGCCTTGGCAAACGGTCGGCTACTGGAGAGTAGGAGAGTCTGGCAGATGA
- the lptC gene encoding LPS export ABC transporter periplasmic protein LptC has translation MKKLTILKISIVLFLVPFTSYIVYKVISYRKTPLPINHPGNAAEKEVTRLERFEMKGLRDDRESFNLNAEKFFQLEKGLLRLEGINSLVIHSKDGKKIATSADRGIMLEPEGKERRIAVEGHVRLATEDGTEIETESLFFEEKEEKVRADKEVRIRRENIHAISSSMTYDLNREEAILSPNFHLEIPSKKNKIIAQAYSFRGDLALGEGLLEGGVRISDPMTTVTATEARIHSERDAKQMKSIVLFGNVLGEMGFERGGRRSFGSLQADSMEIFFHDSIVKRIICKDRVSLQLRDTSTFPTEQEPMTIKADFTEIKKDEQGTTHLEFKGSVMAEVKRHEDERAKGSSVVEDLSCGLLRVTIGGDDTVERGHAEEKVLYRRGDLRAEAEEVDYVKNDSRVVMMESRGRLPRMIMEDWSVQASEIEIVNDSTLKASGKVKSRYEGVRGTEERLYLFDDEKAVFIASNTLFLQKDEVVHHSGNAMAWQEDNSINADDIFIHLKERKFEARGKVISRFGKLTALADEKESKDSAPKKLSRPAIVQSDSLIYLQDQKKAAYQGNVTLKCTGRELSCQEMDIYFDESGNVERIIAILKVQLKGDGFRATGGKIDYAVASRLATISGNAEPARIYNHQEKEIAVSASLTFDMAEDKISLLSKEGGRTWITLK, from the coding sequence ATGAAAAAGCTGACCATTTTGAAGATCTCCATCGTCCTCTTCCTCGTCCCCTTTACCTCTTACATCGTTTATAAGGTCATTTCTTACAGAAAGACTCCGCTCCCAATCAATCATCCCGGTAATGCTGCGGAGAAAGAAGTAACCAGACTGGAAAGATTCGAGATGAAAGGACTTCGGGACGACCGGGAATCGTTCAACTTGAATGCTGAAAAATTCTTCCAACTCGAGAAAGGGCTCCTGCGCCTTGAAGGGATTAATTCCCTTGTTATCCATTCAAAAGATGGCAAAAAGATAGCAACCTCTGCAGACAGGGGAATCATGCTTGAACCAGAGGGAAAGGAGAGAAGGATCGCCGTGGAGGGCCACGTAAGGCTTGCCACCGAGGATGGTACGGAAATCGAAACTGAATCACTCTTCTTCGAAGAAAAAGAGGAAAAAGTGAGAGCGGATAAAGAGGTCAGAATAAGAAGAGAAAATATCCACGCCATTTCCTCGTCTATGACTTATGATCTGAACAGAGAAGAGGCTATCCTCTCACCAAACTTCCATCTGGAAATTCCATCGAAAAAAAATAAAATTATAGCTCAGGCCTATTCCTTCCGGGGAGATCTGGCTCTGGGCGAAGGTCTTCTCGAAGGCGGGGTCAGGATCAGCGATCCAATGACGACTGTAACAGCCACCGAGGCTCGTATCCACTCGGAGCGCGATGCGAAGCAAATGAAGAGCATTGTTCTTTTCGGGAATGTCCTGGGAGAAATGGGATTTGAAAGAGGTGGAAGGAGGAGCTTTGGCTCACTCCAAGCCGATAGTATGGAGATCTTCTTCCATGATAGTATAGTTAAAAGAATTATCTGTAAAGATCGGGTTTCTCTCCAGCTTCGGGACACATCGACTTTCCCTACCGAGCAGGAACCAATGACTATCAAAGCCGACTTCACGGAGATAAAGAAGGATGAACAGGGCACCACCCATCTCGAATTCAAAGGCAGTGTCATGGCTGAAGTAAAGAGGCATGAAGATGAAAGAGCAAAAGGTTCCAGTGTAGTTGAAGACCTCTCCTGTGGCCTTCTTCGAGTCACTATCGGCGGAGATGATACCGTCGAGAGGGGACACGCGGAGGAAAAGGTCCTGTACCGCAGAGGAGATCTCCGCGCCGAAGCGGAGGAAGTTGACTACGTAAAGAACGATTCCAGGGTCGTGATGATGGAGAGTAGAGGAAGACTTCCTCGGATGATCATGGAAGACTGGTCGGTCCAGGCAAGCGAGATTGAAATTGTCAACGACTCCACGCTGAAGGCTTCAGGAAAGGTCAAGAGCAGATACGAGGGCGTGAGAGGAACGGAAGAAAGGCTCTACCTCTTCGATGACGAAAAAGCGGTCTTCATTGCTTCCAACACCCTCTTCTTGCAGAAAGATGAGGTGGTCCATCATTCCGGAAACGCAATGGCATGGCAGGAAGATAACAGCATCAATGCCGATGACATCTTCATCCATCTGAAAGAAAGGAAATTCGAAGCGCGTGGCAAGGTGATCAGCAGATTCGGAAAGTTGACCGCTCTGGCTGATGAGAAGGAGAGCAAGGACTCTGCCCCAAAGAAACTCTCTCGTCCCGCCATCGTCCAATCCGATTCTCTTATATATCTCCAGGATCAAAAGAAGGCCGCTTACCAGGGGAATGTCACCTTGAAATGCACAGGGAGGGAGCTCTCCTGTCAGGAGATGGATATCTACTTTGATGAGAGCGGGAATGTTGAAAGGATTATAGCAATTTTGAAGGTTCAACTCAAAGGAGATGGATTCCGTGCAACCGGAGGAAAAATTGACTATGCGGTTGCGAGCAGGCTTGCGACAATCAGCGGAAATGCAGAGCCAGCAAGGATTTACAACCATCAGGAGAAAGAGATAGCCGTCAGCGCTTCCTTGACATTTGATATGGCTGAAGATAAGATAAGCCTGCTTTCCAAAGAGGGGGGCAGGACCTGGATCACCCTCAAATGA
- a CDS encoding ATP-binding protein, with protein sequence MKKDICDICGGTGFEIKQEGAKTIAVRCSCYREERMKNLSRMARIPKRYQHCDLDNFEEIHPSHRKVKKIAQKFVREYPLNEAGLLLLGHCGVGKTHIAVGILKALILEKGVYGIFYDFRDLLKEIQNSYNPLSGTTEMDILAPVISADVLVLDDLGVGKMTDWVRETLEHIINTRYNEKKTVIITSNLPDVPIDADGESLERRIGARLRSRLYEMCVSIEIKGDDYRSNIRQARFRFGDE encoded by the coding sequence ATGAAGAAGGATATTTGCGACATCTGTGGTGGCACCGGCTTCGAGATCAAGCAGGAAGGAGCCAAGACCATTGCCGTGCGGTGCTCCTGTTACAGGGAGGAAAGGATGAAGAATCTCTCCCGGATGGCAAGAATCCCAAAACGCTACCAGCACTGCGACCTTGACAATTTCGAAGAGATCCATCCCTCGCACAGGAAGGTTAAGAAGATTGCTCAGAAATTCGTCAGGGAATATCCGCTCAATGAGGCTGGTCTTCTTCTGCTCGGCCACTGCGGAGTTGGAAAGACCCACATCGCCGTTGGAATACTGAAGGCTCTCATCCTAGAGAAAGGGGTTTATGGCATTTTTTATGACTTTAGGGACCTACTCAAGGAGATACAGAACAGCTACAACCCTTTATCTGGAACTACAGAGATGGATATCCTGGCCCCTGTCATATCAGCGGATGTCCTTGTCCTCGATGATCTTGGAGTGGGGAAGATGACGGACTGGGTCAGGGAAACTCTCGAGCACATTATCAACACCAGATACAACGAGAAGAAGACAGTCATAATCACGTCTAATCTTCCGGATGTTCCCATTGATGCCGATGGAGAAAGCCTGGAAAGGAGGATCGGTGCAAGACTCCGGTCGAGACTTTACGAGATGTGCGTTTCCATAGAGATCAAAGGCGATGATTACAGGAGCAACATCCGGCAAGCCCGCTTTCGTTTCGGCGACGAATGA
- a CDS encoding enoyl-CoA hydratase-related protein has product MSKRSYTRIVTGEEGKVFKVILSRPEKHNAFDDITILELIEAFREASTSDRIRVVLLKAEGKNFCAGADLEWMRRARTFTLEENRQDALRLAEMVQGIFSMPVPVICRVHGAVFGGGVGLVAACDIVIASEEATFSLSEVKVGIAPATIYPILLRKIGESVCRRIMLTGEQFGAVAAKEFGLVHKVVSVDLLDDAVQDVVSMILQNGPQAIASCKELALRVPSMTLVEAKEFTTEMIARLRLSDEGQEGLTAFLEKRKPKWTE; this is encoded by the coding sequence ATGTCAAAGCGTTCCTACACTAGGATTGTCACAGGCGAAGAGGGAAAGGTCTTTAAAGTAATCCTGTCGCGACCGGAGAAGCACAATGCATTCGATGACATAACCATCCTTGAACTGATAGAGGCTTTCAGGGAAGCTTCCACGAGCGACAGGATACGGGTAGTCCTTCTGAAGGCGGAGGGAAAGAACTTTTGCGCTGGCGCCGATCTTGAGTGGATGAGAAGAGCGAGGACTTTTACGCTTGAGGAAAACCGCCAGGATGCTCTCAGGCTCGCTGAGATGGTTCAGGGAATCTTCTCCATGCCTGTACCTGTCATCTGCCGCGTCCACGGAGCTGTCTTTGGCGGCGGAGTTGGACTCGTTGCCGCCTGTGACATTGTGATCGCTTCTGAAGAAGCGACCTTTTCTCTGAGTGAGGTGAAGGTCGGGATAGCCCCTGCCACCATATATCCCATCCTTCTGAGAAAGATAGGGGAGAGTGTCTGCCGCAGAATCATGCTCACCGGGGAACAGTTTGGTGCCGTCGCCGCAAAGGAGTTTGGGCTAGTCCACAAGGTCGTTTCTGTAGATCTCCTCGACGATGCCGTTCAGGATGTTGTATCGATGATCCTCCAGAATGGCCCGCAGGCAATCGCATCGTGCAAGGAGCTAGCGCTAAGAGTTCCATCGATGACGCTCGTCGAAGCCAAGGAATTCACCACGGAAATGATCGCACGCCTTCGCTTGAGCGATGAGGGACAGGAAGGACTCACCGCCTTTCTTGAAAAGAGAAAGCCAAAGTGGACAGAGTAA
- the rpoN gene encoding RNA polymerase factor sigma-54: MVLEQKLTLKMSQKLIMTPSLQQAIKLLQMSKLELQEEISQELVENPVLEETIDEGVSLETAKKYEVDGAAPPKERESDETDYEAFFRNLEDSWVPEYQREEKEDTPTFENVLTKPSTLADHLLWQLHMTSLSQEQKEIGEVIIGNLDEDGYLKATREEIRDSGNFQMEDIEKTLMLIQEFDPVGVAARDLTECLKIQLRIFGIEDRAVYEIVERHLDKLQKKHYRELASILGCTMKKLESYIEIIKGLEPKPGRKYSTEKSHYVIPDVYVFKVEDEWVIQLNDEGLPKLRISPMYRRMAERGSYEDQNEAKEFVRNKLRSAFRLIKSLEERQRTIYKVARSIVNFQRNFLDHGIERLKPMVLRDVAEDIGVHESTVCRVVNNKYMHTPRGLFEMKFFFHSGLASSEGEDVSSLAVKNSIKQLIDQEDPKKPLSDSNIAKILSTRGLKIARRTVAKYRENLRIPSSNIRRQVFPN; encoded by the coding sequence ATGGTGCTAGAACAAAAATTGACTTTGAAGATGAGCCAAAAGCTCATCATGACTCCCTCTCTGCAGCAAGCCATAAAACTTCTTCAGATGTCCAAGCTCGAGCTTCAGGAAGAGATTTCCCAGGAACTCGTGGAAAATCCCGTTCTCGAAGAGACCATTGATGAAGGCGTCTCCCTGGAAACGGCAAAAAAATATGAAGTGGATGGTGCAGCGCCGCCGAAAGAGAGAGAAAGCGATGAGACGGATTATGAAGCCTTCTTCCGGAATCTCGAGGATAGCTGGGTACCGGAATACCAGAGAGAAGAGAAAGAAGACACTCCCACATTCGAAAACGTCCTCACGAAGCCAAGCACTCTTGCCGACCATCTCCTCTGGCAGCTCCACATGACTTCTCTATCGCAGGAACAGAAGGAGATCGGAGAGGTCATCATTGGCAATTTAGATGAGGACGGGTACCTGAAGGCGACTCGCGAAGAGATCAGAGATTCAGGCAATTTCCAGATGGAAGATATCGAAAAGACCCTAATGCTGATCCAGGAGTTCGATCCCGTCGGAGTGGCGGCAAGAGACCTAACTGAATGCCTGAAAATTCAGCTAAGAATATTTGGCATAGAAGACAGAGCCGTTTATGAGATTGTCGAGCGGCATCTCGACAAGCTTCAGAAGAAGCATTACAGGGAGCTTGCCTCAATCCTGGGATGCACGATGAAGAAGCTTGAGAGCTACATCGAGATAATCAAGGGGCTAGAGCCGAAACCAGGCAGGAAATACAGCACAGAAAAATCGCATTACGTCATTCCAGATGTATACGTCTTCAAGGTTGAGGACGAGTGGGTGATACAGCTTAACGATGAAGGGCTCCCCAAGCTGCGCATCAGCCCGATGTATAGGAGGATGGCAGAACGGGGAAGTTATGAAGACCAGAACGAAGCCAAGGAGTTTGTGAGGAATAAGCTCAGATCAGCCTTCCGGCTGATCAAGAGCCTTGAAGAGAGACAGAGGACAATCTACAAGGTGGCACGTAGCATCGTGAACTTCCAGAGGAATTTCCTAGATCATGGTATTGAGCGATTAAAACCAATGGTATTGCGTGACGTGGCAGAGGACATCGGAGTCCATGAATCGACTGTCTGCCGCGTCGTCAACAACAAATACATGCACACGCCGCGTGGGCTCTTCGAGATGAAGTTCTTCTTCCACAGCGGCCTTGCCTCCTCGGAGGGGGAGGATGTCTCATCCTTGGCCGTCAAAAACAGCATCAAGCAACTCATCGATCAAGAAGACCCAAAGAAACCGCTGAGCGATTCAAACATAGCTAAGATCCTCTCCACCCGCGGATTGAAGATCGCCAGGAGGACGGTTGCCAAGTACAGGGAAAACTTGAGGATTCCCTCATCAAACATCCGGAGACAGGTCTTTCCGAATTGA
- a CDS encoding carboxyl transferase domain-containing protein has product MYRIETKIDTKNQEFKENQEYMKKAVSELKERLARVRKGGPPHAHERQQSLGKLFVRERIELLLDRNTPFLELSPLAAWDMYDNEAPCAGIVTGIGLVHDREVMIMANDPTVKGGTYYPITIKKHIRSQTIAEENRLPCIYLVDSGGIFLPLQDGVFPDKEHFGRLFCNQAKMSAKGITQISVVLGSCTAGGAYQPAMSDEAIIVKNQGTIFIGGPPLVKAATGVDVTPEELGGADVHCRISGVTDHYAMNDRHALEICRNIVENLSAPRKFELDMTEPEDPAYPPEELYGIVPKDLRKPFDMREIIARIVDGSRFHEFKPFYGTSLVCGFARIMGYPVGILGNNGVLFSESSLKGAHFVSMCSVRKIPLLFLQNITGFIVGKEYEHGGIAKDGAKMVHAVANANVPKFTIIVGASHGAGNYAMCGKGYLPRLLWMWPTSKISVMGGEQAANVLLQVKLEQLARMGKAMTPEEQERFKFPILEKYQNEGSPYYSTARLWDDGILDPMETRTALSLAISASLNIPIPDHNFGVFRM; this is encoded by the coding sequence ATGTATAGGATTGAAACGAAGATAGATACAAAGAATCAGGAATTCAAGGAGAATCAAGAGTATATGAAAAAGGCCGTCTCCGAATTAAAGGAGCGGCTTGCCCGGGTGAGGAAAGGAGGCCCCCCCCACGCACATGAGAGACAGCAATCCCTTGGAAAGCTTTTCGTTAGGGAGAGGATCGAGCTTCTCCTCGATCGCAACACTCCCTTTCTGGAGCTTTCGCCTCTTGCGGCCTGGGACATGTATGACAATGAAGCCCCGTGCGCGGGGATCGTGACTGGCATCGGGCTGGTACATGACCGTGAAGTGATGATCATGGCAAACGACCCCACAGTTAAAGGGGGTACCTACTATCCAATCACGATTAAGAAGCATATCAGATCCCAGACCATTGCCGAAGAAAACAGGTTGCCCTGCATCTATCTGGTTGATTCTGGAGGCATCTTTCTTCCTTTGCAGGATGGTGTATTTCCAGACAAGGAGCATTTCGGAAGGCTCTTCTGCAACCAAGCAAAGATGTCGGCTAAGGGGATTACCCAGATCTCTGTCGTGCTAGGCTCCTGCACTGCCGGTGGTGCCTATCAACCTGCGATGAGCGATGAAGCGATCATAGTCAAGAATCAGGGGACGATCTTCATCGGCGGTCCCCCCTTGGTTAAGGCAGCCACGGGTGTAGATGTAACTCCAGAAGAGCTTGGCGGCGCCGATGTCCATTGCAGGATATCCGGGGTCACCGACCATTATGCCATGAATGATAGGCATGCACTCGAGATCTGCAGGAATATCGTTGAGAATCTATCAGCTCCGAGAAAATTCGAGCTTGATATGACGGAACCGGAGGATCCTGCCTATCCGCCTGAGGAGCTTTACGGTATAGTTCCAAAAGACCTCAGAAAACCTTTCGACATGCGGGAGATCATCGCGAGGATCGTTGATGGAAGCAGGTTCCATGAATTCAAACCCTTTTATGGGACGAGCCTCGTCTGCGGCTTCGCGAGGATCATGGGCTATCCCGTAGGAATACTTGGAAACAACGGCGTCCTCTTCTCCGAATCTTCGCTGAAAGGGGCGCACTTCGTATCCATGTGTTCGGTGAGAAAGATTCCTCTCCTGTTCCTGCAGAACATCACCGGGTTTATTGTCGGTAAGGAGTATGAGCACGGAGGGATAGCTAAGGATGGCGCAAAGATGGTCCATGCCGTCGCCAACGCCAATGTTCCAAAGTTCACAATTATTGTGGGAGCCTCTCATGGAGCTGGAAACTACGCCATGTGCGGAAAAGGCTATCTGCCAAGGCTCCTCTGGATGTGGCCGACTTCAAAGATATCGGTCATGGGAGGAGAGCAGGCCGCCAATGTCCTCCTCCAAGTAAAGCTGGAACAACTGGCGCGCATGGGAAAGGCCATGACTCCGGAAGAGCAAGAGAGATTCAAGTTCCCAATTCTGGAAAAATATCAAAATGAGGGAAGCCCTTACTATTCCACGGCAAGATTGTGGGATGATGGTATCCTTGACCCGATGGAAACGAGGACGGCTCTATCTCTTGCAATATCCGCATCTCTCAACATTCCCATTCCCGATCACAACTTTGGTGTCTTCAGAATGTAA
- a CDS encoding Zn-ribbon domain-containing OB-fold protein: protein MSEPRYWREIPQRYRLEAGRCTKCGKVHFPPRLVCASCGGRTFDKYILPDEGRIVTYTIIRVPPAPFKDQAPFAIGIIELMDGVRLMAQIADCDFKELDIGKKVRVEFRKIQEEGKAGILQYGYKFVLA from the coding sequence ATGTCAGAACCACGATACTGGCGGGAAATTCCGCAAAGATACAGACTGGAAGCAGGGCGTTGCACGAAGTGCGGCAAGGTCCACTTTCCACCGAGACTCGTCTGCGCCTCCTGCGGCGGGAGGACATTCGATAAGTACATCCTTCCCGACGAGGGAAGGATAGTAACCTATACGATAATCCGCGTTCCGCCAGCACCTTTCAAAGATCAGGCTCCTTTTGCCATCGGCATCATCGAGCTCATGGACGGCGTCAGATTAATGGCACAGATCGCCGATTGCGACTTCAAGGAGCTAGACATCGGAAAGAAGGTGAGAGTAGAGTTCCGAAAGATCCAGGAGGAAGGAAAAGCCGGCATACTTCAGTATGGATACAAGTTTGTTCTTGCTTGA
- a CDS encoding enoyl-CoA hydratase-related protein has translation MTYTNILYEKREGIGWITINRPDKLNALNKKTLEELNEAICDAGNDGSISVVILTGSGQKAFVAGADIAEISLLTPQEGKDFALNGQSVFSRIENLGKPVIAAINGFALGGGCELAMACTIRIASENAKFGQPEVNLGIIPGYGGTQRLARLLGKGRGLELILMGDMIDANEACRIGLINKITKPDELFPACEAMAKKIMSKGPLAIRYALEAVNMGLEMPIEEGLFLEATLFGLLCGTEDMHEGMKAFMEKRMARFAGK, from the coding sequence ATGACTTATACAAACATTCTTTATGAAAAGAGAGAAGGAATTGGTTGGATCACCATCAATCGCCCGGATAAGTTGAATGCGCTGAATAAAAAAACATTGGAAGAGCTCAATGAGGCGATCTGTGATGCGGGAAATGATGGATCAATCAGCGTCGTCATCCTTACGGGCAGTGGACAGAAGGCATTCGTAGCTGGAGCTGACATCGCCGAGATTTCTCTGCTGACTCCTCAGGAAGGCAAAGACTTTGCACTGAATGGACAGAGTGTCTTTAGCAGGATAGAGAATCTGGGAAAGCCCGTTATTGCCGCCATCAACGGATTTGCGCTTGGCGGAGGATGCGAGCTTGCCATGGCCTGCACGATCAGGATCGCCTCGGAAAACGCCAAGTTCGGGCAGCCTGAAGTGAATCTGGGTATTATTCCGGGATATGGGGGAACGCAGCGTCTCGCGAGGCTGCTTGGAAAAGGGAGAGGATTGGAATTAATCCTTATGGGAGATATGATAGATGCCAATGAGGCTTGCAGGATCGGGCTTATCAACAAGATCACGAAACCAGATGAACTGTTTCCAGCCTGTGAAGCGATGGCGAAAAAGATCATGTCCAAGGGACCGCTTGCCATCAGATATGCTCTTGAAGCGGTGAACATGGGGCTTGAGATGCCGATCGAAGAAGGGTTATTCCTTGAGGCAACTCTATTTGGCCTGCTTTGCGGCACCGAAGATATGCACGAAGGGATGAAAGCTTTTATGGAGAAGAGGATGGCTAGATTCGCCGGCAAATAG
- the lptB gene encoding LPS export ABC transporter ATP-binding protein: MNRCTKEQFIEKKILRAEGLAKKYRGRSVVDDVFLEIHEGEVVGLLGPNGAGKTTCFYLILGLVPPEEGKIFLNGEDITDLPMYVRARKGIGYLPQEASAFRKMTVEENLIAILETLNLPREEIRSRCDALLKEFRIAHLSKNRTYSLSGGERRRVEIARALVLSPHFMLLDEPFAGIDPIAVSDIQKIVSLLKEKGIGILITDHNVRETLQITDRAYIINMGRIFREGDPAKLTNDPDVRKIYLGDRFSL, translated from the coding sequence TTGAATCGCTGCACAAAGGAGCAATTTATCGAAAAGAAAATACTGAGAGCGGAGGGGCTTGCAAAAAAATACCGCGGCAGGAGCGTAGTCGATGACGTTTTCCTTGAGATCCATGAAGGTGAGGTCGTGGGACTTCTTGGACCAAACGGAGCCGGAAAGACGACCTGCTTTTATCTGATCCTCGGCCTCGTCCCCCCCGAAGAGGGAAAGATCTTCCTAAACGGGGAAGATATCACCGATCTTCCCATGTATGTCAGGGCACGAAAAGGAATCGGCTACCTTCCTCAGGAGGCGTCTGCCTTTCGAAAGATGACCGTTGAGGAGAATCTCATTGCCATCCTTGAGACGCTCAACCTTCCAAGAGAAGAGATCAGATCGAGATGCGATGCCCTCCTCAAAGAATTTCGCATCGCCCACCTGTCGAAGAACAGGACATATTCACTCTCAGGCGGAGAAAGGAGAAGGGTGGAGATAGCGCGAGCGCTTGTTCTTTCCCCCCATTTCATGCTTCTCGATGAACCCTTTGCCGGAATCGATCCAATCGCCGTCTCGGACATACAGAAGATCGTATCCCTCCTGAAAGAGAAGGGAATTGGGATTCTCATCACCGACCACAATGTCCGCGAAACTTTACAGATCACCGATAGAGCGTATATTATTAATATGGGCAGGATATTCAGGGAAGGAGACCCTGCAAAGCTAACGAACGACCCGGATGTCAGGAAGATTTATCTGGGAGACCGCTTCAGCCTGTAG